A DNA window from Aminiphilus circumscriptus DSM 16581 contains the following coding sequences:
- a CDS encoding SufB/SufD family protein, which translates to MAFDAASEYATLVSIASETGGHGASVGSADAVYVVVHANKILASHPLPGVTIDATEKEDGIEAFIAVDDGVVLSKQVHLCFGHLGTEGRQVITSHVSIGARARATFLAHCIFPNAVEFLHAMEGDIVVGEGAEFAYNEVHVHGPEGRISVKPVSRVVLHDRALYRGDFTLVEGRVGDLDILIDVDARGEGSRVELTSKVYGKNDDQCRVQDFVRLNGAGSTALVKAKVVLRDASSGMFHGLVEGAAAGARGHVDCTEVIQGAAKAEASPVVRVTHPEAEVTHEAAIGRIADDKIEGLMAKGLDEAQAVDVIVSGLLR; encoded by the coding sequence ATGGCCTTCGATGCAGCGTCGGAATACGCCACGCTGGTTTCCATCGCGTCCGAGACGGGAGGACACGGGGCCTCCGTGGGGAGTGCCGACGCGGTTTATGTGGTGGTCCATGCGAACAAGATCCTCGCGTCCCATCCCCTGCCTGGGGTTACCATCGACGCAACGGAGAAAGAGGATGGCATCGAGGCCTTCATTGCCGTGGACGACGGAGTGGTTCTGTCGAAGCAGGTGCATCTCTGTTTTGGGCATCTCGGAACGGAGGGGCGGCAGGTTATCACGAGTCATGTCTCCATCGGTGCCCGGGCCAGGGCGACCTTCCTCGCCCATTGCATTTTCCCCAATGCGGTGGAGTTTCTTCACGCCATGGAGGGAGACATCGTCGTCGGAGAAGGGGCGGAGTTCGCCTACAACGAAGTCCATGTCCACGGCCCGGAGGGGCGGATCTCGGTGAAACCCGTCAGCCGGGTCGTGCTTCACGATCGGGCACTCTACCGGGGAGATTTTACCCTCGTAGAAGGACGTGTGGGCGATCTGGACATCCTCATCGACGTGGACGCCCGTGGCGAGGGAAGCCGGGTGGAACTCACCTCCAAGGTCTACGGCAAAAACGACGACCAGTGTCGTGTGCAGGATTTCGTCCGTCTCAACGGCGCGGGAAGTACCGCCCTGGTAAAGGCCAAGGTGGTGCTCCGGGACGCAAGCTCGGGGATGTTTCACGGCTTAGTGGAAGGAGCCGCCGCAGGTGCCCGGGGGCACGTGGACTGTACGGAAGTCATCCAGGGGGCGGCGAAGGCGGAGGCATCCCCAGTCGTGCGGGTAACGCACCCCGAGGCGGAAGTGACCCACGAGGCCGCCATCGGGAGAATAGCCGACGACAAGATAGAGGGGCTCATGGCCAAGGGGCTCGACGAAGCTCAGGCGGTGGACGTCATCGTCTCGGGGTTGCTTCGTTAG
- a CDS encoding ABC transporter ATP-binding protein, producing MAHALLSVEDVYVEKDGSPILRGVTLQVRPGEIVGVLGRNGAGKSSLAYAIMGIGRYRPSRGQIRFNGEDILPLSVTDRARRGISLAWQHPARYEGISVRDYLRLSSQRVTEGMMEDALSRVMLDPPYLDRMVDKSLSGGERKRIELASIFLMHPRLSVLDEPDSGVDLLALGEIMTLFRTLSEGGNSVLIITHREDVAAACDRSYLMCGGRMILEGSAEAVKRYFLSQCSPCTELEPEIVKEVC from the coding sequence ATGGCGCATGCGTTGCTGTCCGTCGAGGATGTTTATGTCGAGAAGGATGGATCGCCGATTCTTCGGGGGGTGACGCTTCAGGTCCGCCCTGGGGAGATCGTCGGAGTTCTCGGCAGAAACGGTGCGGGAAAGTCGAGCCTGGCCTATGCCATCATGGGAATAGGGCGATATCGTCCCTCCAGGGGGCAGATCCGGTTCAACGGAGAGGACATTTTACCCCTTTCTGTGACGGATCGTGCCCGGAGGGGTATTTCCTTGGCTTGGCAGCATCCTGCCCGGTACGAAGGGATTTCCGTTCGGGATTATCTGCGTCTTTCCTCGCAGCGCGTCACCGAGGGAATGATGGAGGACGCGCTCTCCAGAGTGATGCTCGATCCTCCTTATCTGGATCGGATGGTGGACAAGAGTCTCTCCGGAGGTGAACGAAAGCGCATCGAACTCGCGTCCATCTTCCTGATGCATCCAAGGCTTTCGGTTCTGGACGAGCCTGATTCGGGAGTGGATCTCCTTGCACTTGGGGAGATCATGACGCTTTTCAGAACCCTTTCCGAGGGGGGGAACTCGGTGCTCATCATCACGCATCGGGAGGATGTCGCCGCAGCCTGCGACAGGTCCTACCTCATGTGTGGAGGGAGAATGATTCTCGAGGGGAGCGCCGAAGCGGTGAAGCGTTATTTCCTCTCGCAGTGTTCTCCCTGCACGGAGCTCGAACCCGAGATCGTGAAAGAGGTGTGTTGA
- a CDS encoding PEP/pyruvate-binding domain-containing protein: protein MTSAESFNRFDPKPFYRQRGWLIGDGAVGGKARGLAFAHAALEGAEEVRSLVGFPELTYVVSTEIFDEFLAMNNLRELVDQSDDYNDILEQFENALLPPALAPVLAAISERIPVPIAVRSSSILEDDTILSFAGKYATRFFGNTGSPEYRLKRIERAIKQVFASTFNPSAREYQRKHGIEPHREKMAVLIQPIVGRRRGSWYYPEFAATAYSKVFRRPSPRINKDDGVMRVCFGLGTRTVDRVFARTFYLTNPNLRAEGNRPGDIFAHSQEEFDYVDLEHGFFLTGRVEFALAEIMKHHKFAPAFIEWYDGNMFHWLHTDIRGMDTPRPAFTFADFPRRCGALFRTTRRLLALFEQEMGLPADMEMVYESDPGELTLVQLRPLSTFEDLGRVVIPPYIPENHLILRGNRMVANGLLRHVSHLVYVDPDIYGQQADFYEVARGIGAINAKLEGERYILVGPGRWGSTNPALGVPTLYNEISNCGCLVELGIPSRGMTPELSYGTHFFLDLDVDNILYLPVFDGASGNIYAKTWFDTAPYALGDHPSIRIYKGNFDVFLDGEEEIGVIIENPSP from the coding sequence ATGACGAGCGCGGAATCCTTCAACAGATTCGACCCCAAACCCTTCTACCGGCAGCGCGGGTGGCTCATCGGAGATGGCGCGGTGGGAGGCAAGGCCCGCGGGCTTGCCTTTGCCCACGCCGCTCTGGAAGGAGCGGAGGAGGTACGATCGCTCGTCGGATTTCCCGAGCTGACCTACGTTGTCTCCACGGAAATCTTCGACGAGTTCCTGGCCATGAACAACCTGAGGGAACTCGTCGATCAAAGCGACGACTACAACGACATCCTCGAACAGTTCGAGAACGCACTTCTTCCTCCGGCACTCGCTCCCGTGCTTGCCGCCATCTCCGAGCGCATCCCCGTTCCCATTGCCGTGCGTTCTTCCTCCATTCTCGAGGACGACACGATTCTTTCCTTCGCAGGGAAATACGCCACGCGCTTTTTCGGCAACACCGGTTCTCCCGAGTATCGGCTCAAACGCATCGAGCGTGCGATCAAACAAGTCTTCGCCTCCACCTTCAATCCTTCGGCACGGGAATACCAGAGGAAACATGGCATCGAACCGCATCGCGAAAAAATGGCCGTCCTCATTCAGCCCATCGTCGGCAGGCGCCGCGGTTCCTGGTACTATCCCGAATTCGCCGCCACGGCCTACTCCAAGGTCTTCCGGCGCCCTTCCCCCAGAATCAACAAGGACGACGGAGTGATGCGCGTCTGTTTCGGCCTCGGAACACGCACGGTGGACCGCGTTTTCGCCCGGACGTTCTACCTGACGAACCCGAATCTCCGCGCAGAAGGAAATCGTCCGGGCGATATTTTCGCTCATTCCCAGGAAGAGTTCGACTACGTGGATCTGGAACACGGTTTTTTCCTCACGGGGCGCGTGGAATTCGCCTTGGCGGAAATCATGAAACATCACAAGTTCGCTCCGGCGTTCATCGAATGGTACGACGGGAATATGTTCCACTGGCTGCACACGGACATCAGAGGCATGGACACTCCGCGCCCGGCCTTCACCTTCGCGGATTTTCCCAGGCGCTGCGGCGCTCTTTTCAGGACTACCCGCCGTCTTCTCGCCCTCTTCGAGCAGGAAATGGGATTGCCTGCGGACATGGAGATGGTCTACGAATCGGATCCGGGAGAACTCACCCTGGTCCAGCTCCGCCCACTTTCAACGTTCGAGGACCTGGGGCGCGTCGTCATCCCCCCCTACATTCCGGAAAATCATCTCATTCTCCGGGGAAATCGCATGGTCGCCAACGGCCTTCTGCGGCACGTCAGCCATCTCGTGTACGTGGATCCAGACATCTACGGACAACAGGCGGACTTCTACGAAGTCGCTCGGGGAATTGGTGCGATCAACGCGAAACTCGAGGGAGAGCGCTACATTCTTGTCGGCCCCGGCCGATGGGGAAGCACAAATCCGGCACTCGGCGTTCCCACGCTCTACAACGAAATCTCCAACTGCGGATGCCTTGTGGAGTTGGGAATTCCCAGTCGCGGCATGACTCCGGAGCTTTCCTACGGAACACACTTCTTCCTTGATCTTGACGTGGACAACATTCTCTATCTCCCCGTCTTCGACGGAGCGAGCGGCAACATCTACGCGAAAACATGGTTCGATACGGCTCCCTACGCGCTGGGGGATCATCCGTCCATTCGCATCTACAAGGGAAATTTCGACGTCTTTCTCGACGGCGAGGAGGAGATCGGCGTCATCATCGAAAATCCCTCGCCATGA
- a CDS encoding PEP/pyruvate-binding domain-containing protein produces the protein MSSTEKTTKRYFAWDPLSDPEFAPLVVGEGHVGGKGRSLLYAIHTLRNSGDEALARTALPRSLFLSVNTFYDFLRQIPDFSPSMALLHPEETEKLFLATPLPEQAILALRTFLAKVEDPLVVRSSSILEDSVIHSFAGKYLSTFFGNVTSDLDVRMNAVTTSIKRIYARTFFQKAVSYREKHGLGEDAMGIIVMRMAGKWRGRYFYPTTGGVAYSKNFRRWSTRLRVEDGVVRLVFGLGTMSTKRGYARTYSLTNPNLRPEGQNPYKIMRHAQEHFQVVDREHPDDLTTLDVKKCWKQIYPFHRDLSIYAQVYHPDPYGGTFFALCPLSELSEGFSKICLTFEEFPRKYPRFFSRMKKTLALLEQAMGVPADVEFAYEPEEDHLELLQSRPLWQAQSEPCTDIPETPDRRVILKADRMVTNGAIPDVPYLVYVDHRVYAVAENFFAVARSVGRVNQQLSGSRFIFVAPGRVGSSNPELGVPVQYHELTNCCCIVELGIPKLGYMPELSYGTHFFSDLEVDNVLYMPVYDGEKRNIFDESWFDSMPFELGPHDAIRIYKGHFSVYMNGESNEGVILADNNGTGVSNEPERS, from the coding sequence ATGAGCAGCACGGAAAAGACAACAAAACGATACTTCGCGTGGGATCCCCTCAGTGATCCGGAATTCGCCCCCCTCGTTGTCGGCGAGGGCCATGTGGGAGGCAAAGGGCGTTCTCTGCTCTATGCCATTCACACACTCCGCAACAGCGGTGACGAGGCGCTTGCAAGAACTGCGTTGCCCCGTTCCCTGTTTCTCTCCGTGAACACGTTCTATGATTTTCTCCGACAGATCCCTGATTTTTCGCCTTCGATGGCGCTCCTCCACCCGGAGGAGACCGAAAAGCTTTTTCTCGCCACACCATTGCCCGAACAGGCCATCCTCGCCCTCCGTACCTTTCTCGCGAAGGTCGAGGATCCCCTCGTGGTTCGCAGCAGCAGCATTCTTGAGGATTCGGTCATTCACTCCTTCGCGGGAAAATATCTCAGCACGTTCTTCGGAAACGTCACCAGCGATCTCGATGTGCGGATGAACGCCGTCACGACCAGCATCAAGCGCATTTACGCACGAACATTCTTTCAGAAAGCCGTGAGTTATCGGGAAAAACACGGACTGGGAGAGGACGCGATGGGGATCATCGTCATGCGCATGGCCGGGAAATGGCGTGGCCGTTATTTCTACCCCACCACGGGAGGCGTGGCCTACTCGAAGAATTTCCGGCGCTGGTCCACCCGCCTTCGCGTTGAGGACGGAGTGGTGCGCCTGGTCTTCGGTCTCGGCACCATGAGCACCAAAAGAGGATACGCCAGAACTTATTCGCTCACGAATCCGAATCTACGTCCCGAAGGACAGAATCCGTACAAGATCATGCGCCACGCTCAAGAGCACTTTCAGGTCGTGGATCGGGAACACCCCGACGACCTGACCACGCTGGACGTGAAGAAGTGCTGGAAGCAGATTTATCCGTTCCATAGGGACCTGAGCATCTATGCCCAAGTGTACCACCCGGACCCATACGGAGGAACGTTTTTTGCGCTCTGCCCCCTTTCGGAGCTTTCCGAGGGCTTCTCGAAGATATGCCTCACCTTCGAGGAATTCCCCCGGAAATACCCTCGTTTCTTCAGCCGCATGAAGAAAACTCTCGCCCTCCTGGAGCAAGCCATGGGCGTTCCCGCAGACGTGGAGTTCGCCTACGAACCGGAGGAGGACCACCTCGAACTCCTCCAGTCCCGCCCCTTGTGGCAGGCCCAGAGCGAGCCCTGCACGGACATTCCCGAAACGCCGGATCGACGGGTCATCCTCAAGGCGGACCGTATGGTCACTAACGGCGCCATCCCCGATGTTCCCTACCTCGTCTACGTGGATCATCGGGTCTATGCCGTGGCGGAAAATTTCTTCGCCGTGGCGAGGAGTGTGGGAAGAGTGAACCAGCAGCTTTCCGGAAGCCGGTTTATCTTCGTCGCGCCAGGGCGCGTGGGATCGAGCAATCCTGAACTGGGCGTTCCCGTGCAGTACCATGAACTGACGAACTGTTGCTGTATTGTCGAACTCGGCATTCCCAAACTGGGGTACATGCCGGAACTCTCCTACGGAACTCATTTCTTCTCGGACTTGGAAGTGGACAACGTCCTCTACATGCCCGTCTACGACGGAGAGAAGCGAAACATCTTCGACGAAAGCTGGTTTGACAGTATGCCCTTCGAACTGGGACCCCACGATGCCATCCGCATCTACAAGGGGCATTTCTCCGTCTACATGAACGGAGAGAGCAACGAGGGTGTCATCCTGGCGGACAATAACGGAACCGGCGTAAGCAACGAGCCGGAGCGCTCCTGA
- the glsA gene encoding glutaminase A, which translates to MQELLCRLVAECRDACSSGGVASYIPELAKADPRMLGVSVLTTERTFFQGGDASFPFTMQSISKLISLALAIEELGEDHVFERVGMDPTADPFNSIMRLEMVRPHRPQNPLINAGALVILSLLPYRDSKTRIAVVLAWARRLLGNNAITVHEPTYISEKNTSDRNRSLAFFLRSVGSLKGDVEDLLDTYFRQCSMSVTTKELAFLGMVLALDGIDPFSGERLLRRATARVLRALMATCGLYDGSGEFAVRVGIPAKSGVGGGIVAAVPGRMGIGVFGPALDGKGNSVGGMAVLEHLSARGNLRVL; encoded by the coding sequence ATGCAGGAATTGTTGTGTCGCCTTGTGGCGGAGTGTCGCGACGCATGTTCCTCCGGCGGTGTCGCCTCATACATTCCGGAACTTGCAAAGGCAGATCCTCGCATGCTGGGTGTGTCTGTCCTCACGACAGAGAGAACGTTTTTCCAGGGGGGTGACGCCTCTTTTCCCTTCACCATGCAGTCCATTTCCAAATTGATCTCTTTGGCTCTCGCCATCGAGGAACTGGGAGAGGATCACGTTTTCGAGAGGGTCGGCATGGACCCCACGGCGGATCCCTTCAACTCCATCATGCGCCTCGAAATGGTGAGGCCTCATCGTCCTCAGAATCCGCTCATCAACGCGGGAGCACTGGTGATTCTCTCGCTGCTTCCCTACAGAGACAGCAAAACCCGGATTGCGGTGGTACTCGCTTGGGCGAGAAGACTCCTCGGAAACAACGCCATCACCGTGCACGAGCCCACCTATATTTCGGAAAAGAATACGAGCGACAGAAATCGCTCTCTCGCCTTCTTCCTCCGCAGTGTGGGGAGCCTGAAAGGAGACGTGGAGGATCTTCTGGACACCTATTTCCGCCAGTGCAGCATGTCGGTGACGACCAAGGAGCTGGCTTTTCTCGGAATGGTCCTCGCCCTGGACGGAATCGACCCCTTCTCGGGGGAGCGCCTGCTGCGCCGCGCCACGGCGCGCGTGCTCCGGGCATTGATGGCGACCTGTGGTCTCTACGACGGCTCCGGGGAGTTTGCCGTTCGGGTGGGCATCCCAGCGAAGAGCGGTGTTGGGGGTGGGATCGTCGCTGCGGTTCCCGGACGGATGGGTATCGGCGTATTCGGCCCGGCCCTTGACGGAAAGGGGAATTCCGTGGGAGGCATGGCAGTGCTCGAACACCTCTCGGCACGGGGGAATCTCAGGGTTCTTTAG